Proteins encoded by one window of Streptomyces clavuligerus:
- a CDS encoding siderophore-interacting protein — translation MSTTAEPAIPFRYFSLQVDRAVRLSPSLVRVTFHGFPGDDELKDFHAGGRDQSLSLFLPHPGQDAPVVPVDPAGYRATFAAWRALPAGVRAVMRSYTVREQRRPEGGPVEVDIDFAVHEDGGPACRWALAAAPGDRVMVLGPTAADNGSVRCQPPADTDWLLMWGDETALPAVGGILDWLPAGTRARLWLEVPHAGDRLEFATAGEVEITWLVRDEGAPSAVDAIAAAELPGGTPYTWLAGESGTMKALRRHLVGERGFDRRRITFVGYWKRGVSEDGLRERPATDDEG, via the coding sequence ATGTCCACCACGGCCGAGCCCGCGATCCCGTTCCGCTACTTCTCCCTCCAGGTGGACCGGGCCGTGCGGCTCTCCCCCTCCCTGGTGCGCGTCACGTTCCACGGCTTCCCCGGCGACGACGAGCTGAAGGACTTCCACGCGGGCGGCCGGGACCAGTCCCTCTCGCTCTTCCTCCCGCACCCGGGCCAGGACGCGCCGGTGGTCCCGGTGGACCCGGCGGGCTACCGCGCCACCTTCGCCGCCTGGCGGGCGCTCCCCGCCGGCGTCCGGGCGGTCATGCGCTCGTACACCGTGCGCGAGCAGCGCCGCCCCGAGGGCGGGCCCGTCGAGGTGGACATCGACTTCGCGGTGCACGAGGACGGCGGCCCGGCCTGCCGCTGGGCGCTCGCCGCCGCGCCCGGCGACCGGGTGATGGTGCTCGGCCCGACCGCCGCCGACAACGGCTCGGTGCGCTGCCAACCCCCCGCGGACACCGACTGGCTGCTGATGTGGGGCGACGAGACCGCGCTGCCCGCCGTCGGCGGAATCCTCGACTGGCTGCCCGCCGGGACGCGGGCCAGGCTCTGGCTGGAGGTCCCGCACGCCGGTGACCGGCTGGAGTTCGCCACCGCGGGCGAGGTCGAGATCACCTGGCTGGTGCGGGACGAGGGGGCGCCGTCCGCGGTGGACGCGATCGCCGCCGCCGAACTGCCCGGCGGCACTCCGTACACCTGGCTCGCGGGCGAGTCCGGCACCATGAAGGCGCTCCGCCGCCATCTGGTGGGCGAGCGCGGCTTCGACCGCCGCCGGATCACCTTCGTCGGCTACTGGAAGCGCGGGGTGAGCGAGGACGGGCTGCGGGAGCGGCCCGCCACCGACGACGAGGGCTGA
- a CDS encoding acyl-CoA dehydrogenase family protein, whose product MPLDHRLTPEHEELRRTVEQFAHDVVAPAIGDLYERHEFPYGIVAEMGRMGLFGLPFPEEYGGMGGDFLALGIALEELARVDSSVAITLEAGVSLGAMPLYRFGTEEQKRRWLPKLCSGEMLGAFGLTEPEGGSDAGGTRTTAVRDEAAGEWVINGSKCFITNAGTDITGLVTVTAVTGRTPEGKPLISSIIIPSGTPGFTVAPAYSKVGWNASDTRELAFDGVRVPLANLVGEEGRGYAQFLRILDEGRIAISALATGLAQGCVDESVAYARQRHAFGRPIGANQSIQFKIADMEMRAHMARVGWRDAASRLVLGEPFKKQAALAKLYSSTVAVDNARDATQIHGGYGFMNEYPVARMWRDSKILEIGEGTSEVQRMLIARELGLTG is encoded by the coding sequence ATGCCACTGGACCACCGGCTCACACCGGAGCACGAGGAACTGCGCCGCACCGTCGAGCAGTTCGCGCACGACGTGGTCGCCCCCGCCATCGGCGACCTCTACGAGCGCCATGAGTTCCCCTACGGCATCGTGGCCGAGATGGGCCGGATGGGGCTGTTCGGACTGCCCTTCCCGGAGGAGTACGGCGGGATGGGCGGCGACTTCCTCGCGCTCGGCATCGCCCTGGAGGAGCTGGCACGGGTGGACTCGTCCGTCGCCATCACCCTGGAGGCCGGGGTCTCGCTCGGCGCGATGCCCCTCTACCGCTTCGGCACGGAGGAGCAGAAGCGGCGGTGGCTGCCGAAGCTCTGCTCGGGCGAGATGCTCGGCGCCTTCGGGCTGACCGAGCCGGAGGGCGGCTCCGACGCGGGCGGTACCCGGACCACCGCCGTGCGCGACGAGGCGGCGGGCGAATGGGTGATCAACGGCTCCAAGTGCTTCATCACCAACGCCGGGACGGACATCACGGGGCTGGTGACCGTCACCGCCGTCACCGGCCGCACCCCCGAGGGCAAGCCGCTGATCTCCTCGATCATCATCCCGTCGGGCACCCCCGGCTTCACCGTGGCCCCCGCGTACTCCAAGGTCGGCTGGAACGCGTCCGACACCCGCGAGCTGGCCTTCGACGGGGTACGGGTACCGCTCGCGAACCTGGTCGGCGAGGAGGGCCGGGGGTACGCGCAGTTCCTGCGCATCCTGGACGAGGGCAGGATCGCCATCTCCGCGCTGGCGACGGGCCTGGCCCAGGGCTGTGTGGACGAGTCGGTGGCGTACGCGAGGCAGCGCCACGCCTTCGGCCGCCCGATCGGCGCCAACCAGTCCATCCAGTTCAAGATCGCCGACATGGAGATGCGGGCGCACATGGCCCGGGTCGGCTGGCGGGACGCGGCCTCCCGGCTGGTGCTGGGCGAGCCCTTCAAGAAGCAGGCGGCGCTGGCGAAGCTGTACTCGTCCACGGTCGCCGTCGACAACGCCCGGGACGCCACCCAGATCCACGGCGGCTACGGCTTCATGAACGAGTACCCCGTGGCCCGGATGTGGCGGGACTCCAAGATCCTGGAGATCGGCGAGGGGACGAGCGAGGTCCAGCGGATGCTGATCGCCCGCGAGTTGGGGCTCACGGGCTGA
- a CDS encoding hydroxymethylglutaryl-CoA lyase — protein sequence MTETPEERAPAATGPAALPMRVPAPGLPSRVRIHEVGPRDGLQNERAVVPTEVKAEFVHRLAAAGLTTIEATSLVRPEWVPQLADAERLYPLLGDLTGVELPVLVPNERGLDRAIALGVRRIAVFGSATESFARRNLNRSVDESLAMFAPVVERARAEGIAVRGYLSMCFGDPWEGPVPAGQVVSVARGLYGLGCTELSLGDTIGVATPGQVRALLTALGAAGVPLSALAVHFHDTYGQALANTLAALEHGVTTVDASAGGLGGCPYARSATGNLATEDLVWMLRGLGIETGVDLAGLAATSVWLAGRLGRPSPSRTVRALNPED from the coding sequence ATGACTGAGACACCCGAGGAGAGGGCGCCCGCCGCCACGGGCCCCGCCGCGCTGCCGATGCGGGTCCCCGCCCCCGGGCTGCCGTCCCGGGTGCGCATCCACGAGGTCGGCCCCCGCGACGGCCTCCAGAACGAACGGGCCGTGGTCCCCACCGAGGTCAAGGCCGAGTTCGTGCACCGCCTCGCCGCCGCCGGACTCACCACCATCGAGGCGACGAGCCTGGTGCGCCCCGAGTGGGTGCCCCAGCTCGCCGACGCGGAGCGGCTCTATCCGCTGCTCGGCGACCTCACCGGCGTGGAACTCCCCGTCCTTGTCCCGAACGAACGGGGTCTGGACCGGGCCATCGCCCTCGGTGTGCGCCGGATCGCCGTCTTCGGCTCGGCCACCGAGTCCTTCGCCCGCCGCAACCTCAACCGGAGCGTGGACGAGTCGCTGGCCATGTTCGCCCCGGTGGTCGAGCGCGCCCGGGCCGAGGGGATCGCGGTGCGCGGCTATCTGTCGATGTGCTTCGGCGACCCCTGGGAGGGCCCGGTCCCGGCCGGACAGGTGGTCTCCGTCGCGCGCGGGCTGTACGGGCTGGGCTGTACGGAGCTGTCCCTCGGCGACACCATCGGGGTCGCCACCCCGGGCCAGGTGCGCGCCCTGCTGACCGCGCTCGGCGCGGCGGGGGTGCCCCTGTCCGCGCTCGCCGTGCACTTCCACGACACCTACGGCCAGGCGCTGGCCAACACCCTGGCCGCGCTGGAGCACGGCGTCACCACCGTGGACGCGTCGGCGGGCGGCCTGGGCGGCTGCCCGTACGCGAGGAGCGCCACCGGGAACCTCGCCACCGAGGACCTGGTGTGGATGCTCCGGGGCCTCGGCATCGAGACCGGTGTCGACCTGGCCGGGCTCGCCGCCACCAGCGTCTGGCTCGCGGGGCGGCTGGGCCGCCCCAGCCCCTCCCGTACCGTCCGCGCCCTGAACCCCGAGGACTGA
- a CDS encoding biotin carboxylase N-terminal domain-containing protein, protein MTMFDTVLVANRGEIAVRVIRTLRALGIRSVAVHSDADAGARHVREADTAVRIGPPPAADSYLRTDRILAAAARTGARAVHPGYGFLAENAAFARACEEAGLVFIGPPAGAIALMGDKIRAKETVRAAGVPVVPGSSGSGLSDAELADAARETGMPVLLKPSAGGGGKGMRLVRDAAALPEEIAAARREARASFGDDTLLVERWIDRPRHIEIQILADGHGNVVHLGERECSLQRRHQKIVEEAPSVLLTPGQRERMGAAAVDAARSCGYRGAGTVEFIVPGGAPDDHFFMEMNTRLQVEHPVTELVTGLDLVAWQLRVAAGERLSFGQDDIVLTGHAVEARICAEDPARGFLPSGGTVLALAEPGGEGVRTDSGLSEGTEVSSLYDPMLAKVVAHGPDRATALRRLRAALAGTLTLGVPTNAGFLRRLLDLPEVVSGDLDTGLVEREAAGLVPRAVPDEVYAAAAALRLAALAPAPGPAGWTDPFSVPSGWRLGGTPAPPAFPLRVPGHEPVTVTAPAGHTVGPTSVSVVLDGVTHTFAHAGQWLGRDGDSWHVQDHDPVAALLGGAARAGADTLAAPMPGTVTVVKVAVGDTVAAGQGLLVVEAMKMEHVISAPHAGTVTELDVTAGTTVAMDQVLAVVTPREEAADD, encoded by the coding sequence ATGACGATGTTCGACACGGTCCTGGTGGCCAACCGGGGCGAGATCGCCGTCCGGGTCATCCGCACCCTGCGGGCCCTCGGGATTCGCTCGGTCGCCGTCCACAGCGACGCGGACGCCGGGGCCCGGCATGTCCGCGAGGCCGACACCGCCGTACGGATCGGCCCGCCGCCCGCCGCCGACAGCTATCTGCGCACCGATCGGATTCTCGCCGCCGCCGCCCGCACCGGCGCGCGGGCGGTCCACCCCGGCTACGGCTTCCTCGCGGAGAACGCCGCCTTCGCGCGCGCCTGCGAGGAGGCGGGACTCGTCTTCATCGGGCCGCCCGCCGGAGCCATCGCGCTGATGGGCGACAAGATCCGCGCCAAGGAGACCGTCCGCGCGGCCGGGGTCCCGGTCGTCCCCGGCTCCTCGGGCAGCGGTCTGAGCGACGCGGAACTCGCCGACGCGGCCCGGGAGACCGGGATGCCGGTGCTGCTCAAGCCCTCGGCGGGCGGCGGCGGCAAGGGCATGCGGCTCGTCCGTGACGCCGCCGCGCTCCCCGAGGAGATCGCCGCCGCCCGGCGCGAGGCCCGCGCCTCCTTCGGCGACGACACCCTGCTGGTCGAGCGGTGGATCGACCGCCCCCGCCATATCGAGATCCAGATCCTCGCCGACGGCCACGGGAACGTGGTCCACCTCGGCGAGCGCGAGTGCTCCCTCCAGCGCCGCCATCAGAAGATCGTCGAGGAGGCCCCGAGCGTGCTGCTGACACCGGGGCAGCGCGAACGGATGGGCGCGGCGGCCGTCGACGCGGCCCGCTCCTGCGGCTACCGGGGCGCGGGCACGGTCGAGTTCATCGTCCCCGGCGGCGCCCCGGACGACCACTTCTTCATGGAGATGAACACCCGGCTCCAGGTCGAGCACCCCGTCACCGAGCTGGTCACCGGGCTCGACCTGGTCGCCTGGCAGCTCCGGGTCGCGGCCGGGGAACGGCTCTCCTTCGGCCAGGACGACATCGTCCTGACCGGGCACGCCGTCGAGGCCCGGATCTGCGCCGAGGACCCCGCGCGCGGCTTCCTCCCCTCCGGCGGCACCGTCCTCGCCCTGGCCGAGCCCGGCGGTGAGGGGGTGCGCACCGACTCCGGCCTGAGCGAGGGCACCGAGGTCTCCAGCCTGTACGACCCGATGCTGGCCAAGGTCGTCGCGCACGGCCCCGACCGCGCCACCGCGCTGCGCCGGCTGCGGGCCGCGCTCGCCGGGACCCTCACCCTCGGCGTGCCCACGAACGCGGGCTTCCTGCGCCGTCTCCTCGACCTCCCGGAGGTCGTCTCCGGGGACCTGGACACCGGTCTGGTGGAGCGCGAGGCCGCCGGGCTCGTCCCGAGGGCCGTCCCGGACGAGGTCTACGCGGCGGCCGCCGCGCTCCGGCTGGCCGCGCTCGCCCCCGCGCCCGGCCCGGCGGGGTGGACGGACCCCTTCTCGGTCCCCTCCGGCTGGCGGCTGGGCGGCACCCCCGCGCCGCCCGCCTTCCCGCTGCGGGTCCCGGGCCACGAGCCGGTGACGGTCACCGCGCCCGCCGGGCACACCGTCGGCCCCACGTCGGTGAGCGTCGTCCTGGACGGGGTCACCCACACCTTCGCCCACGCCGGGCAGTGGCTCGGCCGGGACGGCGACTCCTGGCACGTCCAGGACCACGACCCGGTCGCCGCGCTGCTCGGCGGCGCGGCCCGCGCCGGGGCCGACACCCTCGCGGCGCCCATGCCGGGCACGGTCACCGTGGTCAAGGTGGCCGTCGGGGACACCGTCGCCGCCGGGCAGGGCCTGCTGGTGGTGGAGGCGATGAAGATGGAGCACGTCATCTCCGCCCCGCACGCGGGGACCGTGACCGAGCTGGACGTCACCGCCGGGACCACGGTCGCCATGGACCAGGTCCTCGCCGTGGTCACCCCCCGGGAGGAGGCGGCCGATGACTGA
- a CDS encoding carboxyl transferase domain-containing protein: protein MQQAPVLTSAADPASPAWRAHEAAHRELAETLRRKLARARLGGGEKARARHTARGKLLPRDRVDALLDPGSPFLELAPLAADGMYEDQAPAAGVIAGIGRVSGRETVIVANDATVKGGTYYPMTVKKHLRAQEIALENRLPCLYLVDSGGAFLPMQDEVFPDRDHFGRIFYHQARLSAAGIPQIAAVLGSCTAGGAYVPAMSDEAVIVRGQGTIFLGGPPLVKAATGEVVTAEELGGGEVHSRVSGVTDHLAENDAHALRIVRNIVATLPARGPLPWTVERAEEPKADPAGLYGAVPVDSRTPYDAREIIARITDGSRFQEFKAEFGQTLVTGFARLHGHPVGIVANNGILFAESAQKGAHFIEVCDQRGIPLIFLQNISGFMVGRAYEAGGIAKHGAKMVTAVACARVPKLTVVVGGSYGAGNYSMCGRAYSPRFLWMWPNAKISVMGGEQAASVLATVKRDQIEARGEEWPAEDEEAFKAPVREQYARQGSAWYATARLWDDGVIDPLETRQVLGLALTACANAPLGEPRFGVFRM, encoded by the coding sequence ATGCAGCAGGCACCCGTGCTCACCAGCGCGGCGGACCCCGCGTCCCCGGCCTGGCGGGCCCATGAGGCCGCCCACCGGGAGCTGGCCGAAACCCTGCGCCGCAAGCTGGCCCGGGCCCGGCTCGGCGGCGGCGAGAAGGCCCGCGCCCGCCACACCGCCCGGGGCAAGCTCCTCCCCCGCGACCGGGTGGACGCCCTGCTCGACCCCGGCTCCCCCTTCCTGGAGCTGGCCCCGCTCGCCGCCGACGGGATGTACGAGGACCAGGCCCCGGCCGCCGGGGTGATCGCGGGCATCGGCCGGGTCAGCGGGCGCGAGACGGTGATCGTCGCCAATGACGCCACCGTCAAGGGCGGCACCTACTATCCGATGACGGTGAAGAAGCACCTCCGCGCCCAGGAGATCGCGCTGGAGAACCGTCTCCCCTGTCTCTATCTCGTCGACTCCGGCGGGGCCTTCCTGCCGATGCAGGACGAGGTCTTCCCCGACCGGGACCACTTCGGACGGATCTTCTACCACCAGGCCCGGCTCTCCGCCGCCGGTATCCCGCAGATCGCGGCCGTCCTCGGCTCCTGCACGGCGGGCGGCGCCTACGTCCCCGCGATGAGCGACGAGGCCGTGATCGTCCGCGGCCAGGGGACGATCTTCCTGGGCGGCCCGCCCCTGGTGAAGGCCGCGACCGGTGAGGTCGTCACCGCCGAGGAGCTGGGCGGCGGCGAGGTGCACTCCCGGGTCTCCGGCGTCACCGACCATCTCGCCGAGAACGACGCGCACGCGCTGCGGATCGTCCGGAACATCGTCGCCACCCTCCCCGCGCGCGGCCCGCTCCCGTGGACCGTGGAGCGGGCCGAGGAGCCGAAGGCCGACCCGGCGGGGCTGTACGGGGCGGTGCCGGTCGACTCCCGCACCCCCTACGACGCCCGCGAGATCATCGCGCGGATCACCGACGGCTCCCGATTCCAGGAGTTCAAGGCCGAGTTCGGGCAGACCCTGGTCACCGGCTTCGCCCGGCTGCACGGCCACCCCGTCGGGATCGTCGCCAACAACGGCATCCTGTTCGCCGAGTCCGCCCAGAAGGGCGCGCACTTCATCGAGGTGTGCGACCAGCGCGGCATCCCGCTGATCTTCCTCCAGAACATCTCCGGCTTCATGGTCGGCCGGGCCTACGAGGCGGGCGGCATCGCCAAGCACGGCGCCAAGATGGTCACCGCCGTCGCCTGCGCCCGGGTGCCCAAGCTGACCGTCGTCGTCGGCGGCTCCTACGGCGCGGGCAACTACTCCATGTGCGGCCGGGCCTACTCCCCCCGGTTCCTGTGGATGTGGCCCAACGCCAAGATCTCCGTCATGGGCGGTGAGCAGGCCGCCTCCGTCCTCGCCACCGTCAAACGGGACCAGATCGAGGCGCGCGGCGAGGAGTGGCCCGCCGAGGACGAGGAGGCGTTCAAGGCGCCCGTCCGCGAGCAGTACGCACGGCAGGGCAGCGCCTGGTACGCCACCGCCCGGCTCTGGGACGACGGGGTGATCGACCCGCTGGAGACCCGCCAGGTCCTGGGGCTGGCCCTGACCGCCTGTGCCAACGCCCCCCTGGGTGAACCCCGGTTCGGCGTCTTCCGGATGTGA
- a CDS encoding SACE_7040 family transcriptional regulator, with translation MSTRTDAPTRREQILKAAARLFAERGFHGVGVDEIGAAVGISGPGLYRHFAGKDAMLAELLVGISDRLLSGGRLRVEESAADPAALLASLIDGHIDFALDDRPLITLHDRELDRLRESDRKRVRQLQRQYAELWVTAVRRVHPEVPETEARAAVHAVFGLLNSTPHLGTGEDGADAAAARAATEELLRRLAHGAFASLARNGG, from the coding sequence ATGAGCACCAGGACGGACGCGCCCACACGACGCGAACAGATCCTCAAGGCGGCTGCCCGGCTCTTCGCCGAGCGTGGATTCCACGGGGTCGGCGTCGACGAGATAGGGGCCGCCGTCGGGATCAGCGGACCCGGGCTCTACCGGCACTTCGCGGGCAAGGACGCGATGCTGGCGGAGCTGCTGGTGGGGATCAGCGACCGGCTGCTCAGCGGCGGCAGGCTGCGGGTGGAGGAGTCGGCCGCCGACCCGGCCGCGCTGCTCGCCTCGCTGATCGACGGGCACATCGACTTCGCGCTGGACGACCGGCCGCTGATCACCCTGCACGACCGGGAGCTGGACCGGCTGCGGGAGAGCGACCGCAAGCGGGTGCGGCAGCTCCAGCGGCAGTACGCGGAGCTGTGGGTGACGGCGGTGCGGCGGGTGCACCCCGAGGTCCCGGAGACCGAGGCGCGGGCGGCCGTGCACGCGGTCTTCGGGCTGCTGAACTCCACCCCGCACCTGGGGACGGGGGAGGACGGCGCCGACGCGGCGGCGGCGCGGGCCGCGACGGAGGAACTGCTGCGGAGGCTGGCGCACGGGGCGTTCGCGTCGCTGGCGCGGAACGGGGGCTGA
- a CDS encoding phosphatase yields the protein MPIPSRAALIDHLVRTRIAGDIATPRDNNLAHYRELANGNRHYWLGLELGDRWSDEQDVLAVMAERCGVNDDPGHRVGQDTIDPELTVAALERMAQRLRKAAEGRERVLLATGHPGGLLDVHRATADALRAAGCEIVRTPGGVVADEAMVFQFGDVAVLERGATLWHTHSPAPMAAVLDALERAGRPLPHLVVADHGWAGCAGQRGLDAVGYADSNDPALFIGEAEGTVQVTVPLDDHVTDPRFYEPMTAYLLDAAGLL from the coding sequence ATGCCGATACCGAGCCGTGCAGCCCTGATCGACCATCTCGTCCGCACCCGTATCGCCGGAGACATCGCCACCCCGCGCGACAACAACCTCGCCCACTACCGCGAGCTGGCCAACGGCAACCGCCACTACTGGCTGGGCCTGGAGCTGGGCGACCGCTGGAGCGACGAGCAGGACGTCCTGGCCGTGATGGCCGAGCGCTGCGGGGTGAACGACGACCCCGGGCACCGCGTCGGCCAGGACACCATCGACCCCGAACTGACGGTGGCCGCGCTGGAGCGGATGGCCCAGCGGCTCCGCAAGGCCGCCGAGGGGCGGGAGCGGGTCCTGCTCGCCACCGGGCACCCCGGCGGGCTGCTCGACGTCCACCGGGCGACGGCGGACGCCCTGCGCGCGGCGGGCTGCGAGATCGTCCGGACTCCCGGCGGCGTCGTCGCCGACGAGGCGATGGTCTTCCAGTTCGGCGATGTGGCCGTGCTGGAGCGGGGCGCCACCCTCTGGCACACCCACTCCCCGGCCCCGATGGCCGCCGTGCTCGACGCGCTGGAGCGCGCCGGCCGGCCCCTGCCCCACCTGGTCGTCGCCGATCACGGCTGGGCGGGCTGCGCGGGGCAGCGCGGGCTGGACGCGGTGGGGTACGCCGACTCCAACGACCCGGCGCTCTTCATCGGCGAGGCCGAGGGGACCGTCCAGGTGACGGTGCCGCTGGACGACCATGTGACCGATCCGAGGTTCTACGAGCCGATGACGGCGTATCTGCTGGACGCGGCGGGACTGCTCTGA